From Pontibacter actiniarum, a single genomic window includes:
- a CDS encoding polysaccharide deacetylase family protein: MIRGDTTQKRLAFVFTGDEFADGGSSILSALKEHDTKASFFFTGRFYKNPGFRELIKSLKQEGHYLGAHSDDHLLYCDWVKRDSLLVSHEAFKEDLRRNYDRMAGFGVGKADARYFLPPYEWYNQRIAAWTAQEGLTLINFTPGTRSTADYTWPEMGKRYVSSETVYNSILAHEAKDPNGLNGFILLIHIGTDPRRTDKFYNRLGELLTALTAKGYTFTTVADLLE; this comes from the coding sequence ATTATACGGGGAGACACCACTCAAAAGCGTCTGGCATTTGTTTTCACCGGAGACGAGTTTGCAGATGGTGGAAGCTCGATTCTGTCGGCGCTAAAAGAGCATGACACCAAGGCCTCTTTCTTTTTTACCGGCCGGTTCTATAAAAACCCCGGTTTCCGGGAATTGATAAAAAGCCTGAAGCAGGAAGGGCATTATTTAGGCGCGCACTCTGATGACCACTTACTGTACTGTGACTGGGTGAAGCGGGACAGCCTGCTGGTTTCGCACGAAGCGTTTAAAGAGGACCTACGGCGGAACTACGACCGCATGGCTGGTTTTGGTGTCGGGAAAGCAGATGCCCGCTACTTTTTGCCGCCCTACGAGTGGTATAACCAGCGTATTGCAGCCTGGACAGCACAAGAGGGACTGACGTTAATCAACTTTACCCCGGGCACGCGCTCTACTGCAGACTACACCTGGCCTGAAATGGGCAAGAGGTACGTCAGCTCAGAGACGGTGTACAACTCTATCCTGGCGCATGAGGCAAAGGACCCCAATGGTTTGAACGGTTTTATACTTCTGATCCATATCGGCACAGACCCACGGCGCACAGATAAGTTTTACAATCGTCTGGGGGAGCTTCTTACAGCGCTGACCGCCAAGGGGTACACATTTACGACTGTAGCGGATTTGCTTGAATAA
- a CDS encoding glycoside hydrolase family 10 protein, with the protein MKKHLSICFLLLLCLPQVLLAQQEAPKRELRAVWIATVANIDWPSQPGLSSVVQQEEFRYILDEHQKSGMNAVVVQVRPTTDAFYPNGQELWSHWLTGKQGQAPNPPYDPLKFQIDEAHKRGMEFHAWFNPYRATFDTVSANISPKHITRTKPEWFVKYGDKLYFKPGLPEVREYIVGVITEVVRRYDVDAVHFDDYFYPYPTKEPFPDDDDFAKYNNNIQDKDDWRRYNVDEVIQMLSDSIKSVKPYVKFGISPFAVWRNKTVEDPRGSDTKGGLTNYDHLYADVRGWLEKGWIDYSVPQLYFHIGFEVADYAKLLDWWSKNSFGKHLYIGQGTYRVNSDARYKAWHDPLEPGRQLRLNRSTPHVQGSVYFSSKSVMANPNGVQDTLRENYYRTPALVPVMSWLDNTPPPAPSDLKAEQGFDGVHLRWKAAANGEAARYYVVYRFKKDEEIDLNNSSRIVGKVFGDQTSYFDKGALEEGKYNYIVTALDRVQNESTPSARVKLKWKD; encoded by the coding sequence ATGAAAAAACATCTCTCCATTTGTTTTCTGTTACTCCTGTGCCTGCCCCAGGTTCTGCTGGCGCAGCAAGAGGCTCCCAAGCGTGAACTCCGGGCCGTCTGGATCGCAACGGTAGCCAACATCGACTGGCCAAGCCAGCCCGGGCTTTCATCCGTCGTGCAGCAAGAGGAGTTTCGCTACATACTGGATGAGCACCAGAAAAGCGGCATGAACGCCGTTGTGGTGCAGGTGCGCCCCACAACCGATGCCTTCTACCCGAACGGGCAGGAGCTGTGGTCGCACTGGCTGACAGGCAAACAGGGGCAGGCACCGAACCCGCCCTACGACCCGCTGAAGTTCCAGATCGATGAGGCACACAAACGGGGCATGGAGTTCCATGCCTGGTTTAACCCGTACCGTGCCACCTTTGACACGGTAAGTGCCAATATCAGCCCAAAGCATATTACCCGCACTAAGCCGGAGTGGTTCGTGAAGTACGGCGATAAGCTGTACTTTAAGCCGGGCCTCCCGGAGGTGCGCGAGTACATTGTAGGTGTGATTACGGAAGTGGTGCGCCGCTACGATGTTGATGCCGTGCACTTTGACGATTACTTCTACCCCTACCCTACCAAGGAGCCTTTTCCGGATGACGACGATTTCGCCAAGTATAACAATAACATTCAGGATAAAGATGACTGGCGCCGCTACAATGTGGACGAGGTCATTCAGATGCTGTCAGACAGTATAAAGTCGGTGAAGCCGTACGTAAAGTTCGGCATCAGCCCTTTTGCCGTGTGGCGCAACAAAACGGTGGAAGACCCGAGAGGTTCCGACACCAAGGGCGGCCTGACCAACTATGACCACCTGTACGCCGACGTACGCGGTTGGCTGGAGAAGGGCTGGATAGACTACAGCGTACCGCAGCTATACTTTCACATCGGCTTTGAGGTGGCAGACTATGCCAAGCTGCTGGACTGGTGGAGCAAAAACAGCTTTGGCAAGCACCTCTACATTGGGCAGGGCACCTACCGCGTGAACAGCGATGCCCGCTACAAAGCATGGCACGACCCGCTGGAGCCGGGCAGGCAATTGCGCCTGAACCGCAGTACCCCACATGTGCAGGGCAGTGTGTACTTCAGCTCGAAGTCAGTGATGGCCAACCCGAACGGCGTGCAGGACACGCTGCGCGAGAACTACTACCGCACCCCTGCCCTCGTACCTGTGATGAGCTGGCTGGACAACACGCCTCCGCCAGCTCCCTCAGACTTAAAAGCGGAGCAGGGCTTCGATGGGGTGCACCTGCGCTGGAAGGCGGCGGCAAACGGCGAAGCAGCCCGCTACTATGTCGTTTACCGCTTCAAGAAGGACGAAGAGATTGACCTGAACAACTCCTCCCGTATTGTTGGCAAGGTGTTCGGCGACCAGACCTCCTATTTTGATAAGGGAGCTCTGGAAGAAGGCAAGTATAACTACATTGTCACCGCCCTGGACCGTGTACAGAACGAGAGTACGCCCAGCGCCCGGGTAAAGCTGAAGTGGAAGGACTAA
- a CDS encoding peptidoglycan recognition family protein, with the protein MKHAFILFSLLIAFAGCQRAVPQSAVPAGISYLPREAWGANAPVLAMQPHKISRITIHHTATRQNPAKPLGDKMLALQKFSQNEGSLADGRTKPAWADVPYHLYLDCNGAVAEGRDIDYAGDSNTAYDPAGHLLVVVEGNFSAEELTEKQRLTLEELVPALAKRYHVAADSIGGHQDFAQTQCPGTELYALLPQLRQLVASQR; encoded by the coding sequence ATGAAACATGCTTTTATTCTGTTTTCCTTACTCATTGCGTTTGCCGGCTGCCAGCGCGCAGTACCCCAATCGGCAGTGCCGGCAGGTATAAGCTATTTGCCTAGAGAAGCATGGGGGGCCAACGCCCCGGTGCTAGCCATGCAGCCCCACAAAATTAGCCGGATTACAATCCACCACACCGCAACCAGGCAGAACCCCGCAAAGCCGTTGGGGGATAAAATGTTGGCGCTGCAAAAATTTTCGCAGAACGAAGGATCCCTGGCAGATGGAAGGACAAAGCCCGCTTGGGCAGATGTACCTTACCATCTCTACCTGGACTGCAACGGTGCGGTAGCTGAGGGTAGAGACATAGACTATGCAGGAGACTCTAACACCGCCTACGATCCCGCCGGCCATCTGCTGGTGGTGGTTGAGGGTAACTTTTCGGCAGAAGAGTTAACGGAGAAGCAGCGCTTAACACTGGAGGAGCTCGTGCCTGCACTGGCTAAACGCTATCACGTTGCAGCAGACAGCATAGGCGGGCACCAGGATTTTGCGCAAACCCAGTGCCCGGGCACAGAGCTTTACGCCCTGCTTCCCCAGTTGCGTCAGCTGGTGGCCAGCCAAAGGTAA
- a CDS encoding efflux RND transporter periplasmic adaptor subunit, translating into MKRILMLMGLCALLCNTSCESKKEEKEEKVTFMVTSPMKMDTTVTKDYVSQIHSISHIELRAQERGYLQKIFVDEGQTVKKGQLLFQITPTLYEAELQSAQAEVNFADIEYQNTKKLADSNIVSPNELAMAKAKLDKAKAELALAKVHLQFTQIKAPFDGIIDRFHVRLGSLVDEGELLTNLSDNSKMWVYYNVPEAEYLDYKSHEKQDSAVKVKLLMANNKLFSHPGVVETIEADFNNETGNIPFRATFPNPDRLLRHGETGNILMSVPLSNALLIPQKATFEVLDKKYVYVVDKDGVLKSREITVAAEMPHIYAVQDGLAEGDKFLLEGLRLVRENEKIHYKFVEPSTVLSQLDLYAE; encoded by the coding sequence ATGAAGAGAATTCTCATGCTCATGGGCTTGTGCGCCTTATTGTGCAATACAAGCTGTGAATCCAAAAAGGAAGAGAAGGAAGAGAAAGTCACCTTTATGGTTACTAGTCCGATGAAAATGGACACGACCGTCACAAAAGATTACGTAAGCCAGATCCATTCTATAAGCCATATTGAACTGAGAGCGCAGGAACGGGGCTACCTGCAGAAAATATTCGTTGACGAGGGGCAGACGGTAAAGAAAGGACAGCTGCTGTTCCAGATTACGCCGACCCTTTATGAGGCAGAGCTGCAAAGCGCGCAGGCCGAGGTGAACTTTGCGGATATTGAGTACCAGAACACGAAGAAGCTGGCAGACAGCAACATCGTGTCCCCTAACGAACTGGCTATGGCCAAAGCCAAGCTGGACAAGGCCAAAGCAGAACTGGCCCTGGCGAAAGTTCACCTGCAGTTTACGCAGATCAAAGCTCCGTTTGATGGCATCATCGACCGCTTCCATGTAAGGCTGGGTAGCCTGGTGGATGAGGGTGAGCTGCTCACCAACCTGTCGGACAACAGCAAAATGTGGGTGTACTACAACGTGCCAGAGGCCGAGTACCTGGACTACAAGTCTCATGAAAAGCAGGACAGCGCCGTGAAAGTGAAGCTGTTGATGGCAAACAACAAGCTGTTCAGCCACCCCGGTGTAGTGGAGACAATCGAGGCCGACTTCAACAACGAGACGGGCAACATTCCTTTCAGAGCCACATTCCCTAACCCGGACAGGCTGTTAAGGCACGGCGAAACAGGCAACATCCTCATGAGCGTGCCACTTTCCAATGCTTTGCTTATCCCGCAGAAAGCCACCTTTGAGGTGCTGGACAAGAAGTATGTGTATGTGGTGGATAAAGACGGTGTGCTTAAGTCGCGCGAGATTACCGTGGCAGCGGAGATGCCGCACATTTACGCTGTACAAGACGGCCTGGCTGAAGGAGATAAGTTCCTGCTGGAAGGCCTGCGCCTGGTACGGGAAAATGAAAAAATACACTACAAATTCGTGGAGCCTAGCACTGTCCTGTCCCAGTTGGATCTATATGCAGAGTAA
- a CDS encoding glycoside hydrolase family 3 N-terminal domain-containing protein: MKKRPLLLLTLLALLLTGAVNVEAQKRTSKTRRNTTEKAAAKVFNPATDPPFLNANQAWVDSVFQTLSPEERIAQLIMIPVYSNKDQAHIDSISALVRNYKVGGLIFFQGGPVRQAKMTNRYQQESKVPLMISIDAEWGLAMRLDSTTRFPYQMALGGIEDEELIYKMGAEIARQCRRLGVHVNFAPVVDVNNNANNPVIGFRSFGENKYNVTRKALAYMRGMQDEKVLANAKHFPGHGDTDVDSHVGLPVINFSKIRLDSVELYPFRELMKNGLGSLMVAHMNIPVLDNTPNLASTLSKPIVSDLLKKEMGYKGLVFTDALNMQGVAKFYEPGIVDVKALLAGNDMLLNTMDVKTTIQEVKKAIANGEITQEEVDARCRKVLAAKQWLGLDNWQPIETKNLIADLNNPYADYLNQQLVEASLTLLRNKQNILPLQRLDTLKVAALAIGTDTETDFQRGLARYTKVDTFFLTPNTSIAELMALKERLQDYNLVIAGVHKLNLKAGSSNFGITAEMNLFLKDLIRTKPTLVSVFGNVYSLAMFEDLGKADGLIAAYQESPITQDVAAQMIFGGVGAKGKLPVTISNSFRIDDGLMTQGGLRFAYTKPEAVGLKTADFAGIDSLVAQAMEQKAAPGAQVLVAKDGKVIFQKAYGFHTYDNTVPVQKTDLYDLASVTKISTSLAAFMKLKGEGRFDVDRTLGEYLPMMQGSNKENLKYRDILTHQARLQAWIPFWKETVKKNGKFKWRTFKADSSKRFPIKVAQNLYIHRKYAEKIYNEIKDSPLNEKPGYVYSDLSFILAPLVVQNITGEDFETYLKENIYKPIGATSLTFNPYKYYHPRDIVPTEHDSLFRKQLLHTTVHDEGAAMLGGVSGHAGLFGNANDVAKLMQLYLNDGTFAGETYIGGNTVSEFSKCQFCEEGNYRALGFDRPAKPGAQNSNAAPGAPVESFGHSGFTGTYTWIDPVNNLVYVFLSNRVHPTRENNLLGKLNTRTNVLQVVYDAMEKSKKVQQ, encoded by the coding sequence TTGAAAAAGAGACCTTTACTTTTGCTCACCCTGCTGGCCCTCCTGCTAACCGGGGCAGTAAATGTGGAAGCGCAGAAGCGCACCTCCAAGACGCGCCGCAACACGACCGAGAAGGCGGCGGCCAAGGTATTTAACCCGGCCACAGACCCTCCTTTCCTAAACGCGAACCAGGCATGGGTAGACTCGGTATTTCAGACCCTGTCGCCGGAAGAGCGCATTGCGCAGCTCATCATGATCCCGGTTTACTCCAACAAAGACCAGGCACACATCGACTCCATCAGCGCCCTGGTGCGCAACTATAAAGTAGGCGGGCTGATCTTCTTCCAGGGAGGCCCGGTACGGCAGGCGAAAATGACCAACCGCTATCAGCAGGAAAGCAAAGTGCCGCTGATGATCAGCATAGATGCTGAGTGGGGGCTGGCCATGCGCCTCGACAGCACCACCCGCTTCCCTTACCAGATGGCCCTGGGAGGCATTGAAGACGAAGAGCTTATTTACAAAATGGGCGCGGAGATTGCCCGCCAGTGCCGTCGGCTCGGGGTGCACGTAAACTTTGCCCCGGTAGTGGACGTGAACAACAACGCGAACAACCCGGTGATCGGTTTCCGCTCTTTTGGCGAGAACAAGTACAACGTTACCCGCAAAGCCCTGGCCTACATGCGCGGCATGCAGGACGAGAAGGTGCTGGCCAACGCCAAGCACTTCCCCGGCCACGGCGACACCGATGTAGACTCGCATGTGGGCCTGCCGGTGATCAACTTCTCCAAAATCCGCCTCGACTCTGTGGAGCTGTACCCGTTCCGTGAGCTGATGAAAAACGGATTGGGCAGCCTGATGGTGGCGCACATGAACATCCCGGTGCTGGACAACACGCCAAACCTGGCTTCCACACTATCCAAACCGATCGTGTCCGACCTTTTAAAGAAGGAGATGGGCTATAAGGGGCTGGTATTTACCGATGCCCTCAACATGCAGGGCGTGGCTAAGTTCTACGAGCCGGGCATTGTGGATGTGAAAGCCCTGCTGGCCGGTAACGATATGCTGCTGAACACCATGGATGTGAAAACAACTATCCAGGAAGTGAAGAAGGCTATCGCCAACGGGGAGATAACACAGGAAGAGGTAGACGCCCGTTGCCGCAAAGTGCTGGCTGCCAAGCAATGGCTGGGGCTGGATAACTGGCAGCCAATCGAAACAAAAAATCTGATTGCTGACCTCAACAACCCGTATGCGGATTACCTGAACCAGCAACTGGTAGAGGCTTCCCTAACCTTGCTGCGCAACAAGCAGAACATCCTGCCGCTGCAACGCCTCGATACGCTTAAAGTCGCGGCGCTCGCCATCGGTACCGATACGGAAACCGATTTCCAGCGTGGCCTGGCCCGCTACACCAAAGTAGACACGTTCTTCCTGACGCCAAACACTTCTATTGCGGAGCTGATGGCGCTAAAGGAAAGGCTGCAGGACTATAACCTGGTGATAGCCGGTGTACACAAGCTGAACCTGAAGGCGGGAAGCAGCAACTTTGGCATCACCGCCGAAATGAACCTGTTCCTCAAAGACCTTATCCGCACCAAGCCGACTCTTGTGAGTGTGTTCGGTAACGTGTACAGCCTGGCTATGTTCGAGGACCTCGGGAAAGCGGACGGTCTGATCGCCGCTTACCAGGAATCGCCTATCACCCAGGACGTGGCCGCCCAGATGATTTTTGGCGGGGTAGGAGCCAAGGGCAAACTGCCGGTTACCATCTCCAACAGCTTCAGGATTGATGACGGATTGATGACACAGGGCGGCCTGCGCTTTGCCTACACCAAGCCGGAGGCAGTAGGGCTGAAAACGGCTGACTTTGCCGGAATCGACTCGCTGGTGGCGCAGGCAATGGAGCAGAAAGCGGCGCCGGGCGCCCAGGTGCTGGTTGCTAAAGACGGAAAGGTGATTTTCCAAAAGGCCTATGGCTTCCATACGTATGACAACACGGTGCCGGTGCAGAAAACAGACCTGTACGACCTGGCCTCTGTTACAAAGATAAGCACCTCCTTAGCCGCCTTCATGAAGTTGAAAGGCGAGGGCCGCTTTGATGTGGACCGCACTTTAGGCGAATACCTGCCGATGATGCAAGGCTCTAACAAAGAGAACCTCAAGTACCGCGACATCCTGACGCACCAGGCACGGCTACAGGCATGGATACCGTTCTGGAAGGAAACAGTGAAGAAGAATGGCAAGTTTAAGTGGCGCACCTTTAAAGCTGACTCCTCTAAGCGGTTCCCGATTAAAGTGGCGCAGAACCTGTACATCCACCGCAAGTACGCCGAAAAGATCTATAACGAGATAAAGGACTCTCCGCTGAATGAGAAGCCCGGTTACGTTTACAGCGACCTGTCGTTTATCCTGGCGCCGCTGGTGGTGCAGAACATCACCGGGGAGGATTTTGAAACGTACCTGAAGGAGAATATTTACAAGCCAATCGGTGCGACCAGCCTGACGTTTAACCCTTATAAGTACTATCACCCGCGTGATATTGTGCCGACGGAGCACGACTCGCTGTTCCGGAAGCAGCTATTGCACACAACCGTGCACGACGAAGGCGCAGCTATGCTGGGCGGCGTGAGCGGCCACGCCGGTTTGTTCGGTAACGCAAACGACGTTGCCAAGCTGATGCAACTGTACCTGAACGATGGCACGTTTGCCGGTGAAACCTACATTGGGGGCAACACGGTGAGCGAGTTCAGCAAGTGCCAGTTCTGCGAGGAGGGTAATTACCGTGCCCTCGGCTTCGACCGTCCGGCTAAGCCCGGTGCACAGAACAGCAATGCCGCTCCTGGTGCTCCCGTAGAGAGCTTTGGCCACTCCGGCTTTACCGGCACCTATACCTGGATCGACCCGGTGAACAACCTGGTGTATGTATTCCTGTCGAACCGTGTGCACCCGACCCGCGAAAACAACCTGCTGGGCAAGCTGAACACCCGCACGAATGTGCTACAGGTGGTGTACGACGCCATGGAGAAAAGCAAAAAGGTACAGCAGTAG
- a CDS encoding glycoside hydrolase family 9 protein: MVKKKTILSVALAAAVVTTCSLSLSGCMQSKYNSKSTAASEQEVQSWVRINQLGYTPAGVKVAVWASKTQDHFDRFELVDAGTDKIVFKGKAGQPFGAYGPFEETYRLNFSEFSKPGSYYLRAGNAKSPVFRIASDVYDGAAEFALRYMRQQRSGYNPYLQDSCHTEDGYTMYGPMPDSTLIDVSGGWHDASDYLQYATTSANATYHLLAAYRDFPEVFSDNYQENGLQGNNGVADVLDEAKWGLTWLTKMHPREDWLFNQLADDRDHQGMRLPTEDPVDYGMGKGKARPVYFATGEPQGLGKYKNRATGVASTAGKFASSFALASQIYKDKDAALSKRFGEKALSAYKLGLEKPGVSQTAPNLAPYFYEEDNWVDDMELGAAALYQLTGEQNFFNQAYQYGLQEKVTPWMGADTARHYQWYPFHNFGHYELAKKADPGTKAELVNFYRQGIERVYEKGKKNAFYRGIPFIWCSNNLTTSFAIQSYLYHELSGDDTYAELEQANFDWLFGVNPWGTSMVYGLPAKGDTPVDPHSAFTHLHNFPIDGGLVDGPVYGSIFNNLKGIKLYGSDDYAAFQSDLVVYHDDFGDYSTNEPTMDGTASLIYLLAAKEHSSREGAQAKK; the protein is encoded by the coding sequence ATGGTAAAAAAGAAAACAATACTTTCGGTTGCCCTGGCGGCGGCCGTCGTTACAACGTGCAGCTTGTCCCTTTCAGGGTGTATGCAGTCTAAGTACAACAGCAAGAGCACAGCAGCCTCGGAGCAGGAAGTGCAGTCCTGGGTGCGTATCAACCAGCTTGGCTACACCCCGGCGGGTGTGAAAGTTGCTGTTTGGGCAAGCAAAACCCAAGACCACTTCGACCGCTTTGAGTTAGTGGACGCCGGCACAGACAAGATTGTTTTTAAAGGAAAGGCCGGTCAGCCTTTTGGTGCCTATGGGCCTTTCGAAGAAACTTACCGCCTGAATTTTTCTGAATTTAGTAAGCCCGGTAGCTACTACTTGAGGGCAGGAAATGCCAAATCGCCTGTTTTCAGAATTGCTTCTGATGTATATGATGGCGCCGCAGAGTTTGCACTTCGGTACATGCGTCAGCAGCGGAGCGGTTATAACCCGTACCTGCAGGATTCCTGCCACACAGAGGATGGCTACACCATGTACGGGCCGATGCCGGACAGTACGCTGATCGACGTATCCGGTGGATGGCACGATGCCTCTGATTACCTGCAGTACGCCACTACTTCTGCAAACGCGACGTATCACCTGCTTGCGGCCTACCGCGATTTCCCGGAGGTTTTTTCAGATAACTACCAGGAGAACGGCCTCCAGGGAAACAATGGTGTCGCCGATGTGCTGGACGAAGCGAAGTGGGGGCTTACCTGGCTAACGAAAATGCATCCCCGCGAAGACTGGCTCTTTAACCAACTCGCTGACGACCGCGACCACCAGGGCATGCGGCTGCCAACCGAAGACCCGGTAGACTATGGCATGGGAAAAGGCAAAGCCCGCCCGGTATACTTTGCAACGGGGGAGCCGCAGGGCTTAGGCAAGTATAAAAACCGCGCAACCGGTGTGGCGTCAACAGCAGGGAAGTTTGCTAGCTCTTTTGCCCTGGCCTCCCAGATTTATAAGGACAAAGATGCCGCCCTGTCTAAACGCTTTGGCGAAAAAGCGTTGTCGGCCTACAAACTGGGGCTGGAGAAGCCGGGCGTTAGCCAGACTGCTCCGAACCTGGCTCCCTACTTTTATGAGGAAGATAACTGGGTGGATGACATGGAGCTAGGTGCCGCCGCCCTTTACCAACTGACAGGCGAACAAAACTTCTTCAACCAGGCCTATCAGTACGGCTTGCAGGAAAAAGTAACGCCCTGGATGGGGGCAGACACCGCGCGCCATTACCAGTGGTACCCGTTTCACAACTTTGGGCACTATGAGCTGGCCAAAAAGGCAGACCCAGGCACCAAGGCGGAGCTGGTTAACTTCTACCGGCAAGGCATTGAAAGAGTGTATGAGAAAGGCAAAAAGAACGCTTTCTACCGGGGGATTCCCTTTATCTGGTGCTCTAACAACCTGACCACTTCCTTTGCCATTCAAAGCTACCTGTACCATGAGTTAAGTGGCGATGACACCTATGCGGAGCTGGAGCAGGCTAATTTTGACTGGCTCTTTGGGGTAAATCCCTGGGGTACCAGTATGGTCTATGGGCTTCCGGCTAAAGGTGATACGCCAGTGGACCCTCACTCTGCCTTCACGCACCTTCATAATTTCCCAATAGATGGAGGGCTGGTTGACGGACCGGTCTACGGCAGTATCTTCAATAACCTGAAAGGTATAAAGCTGTACGGCTCGGACGACTATGCTGCCTTTCAGTCGGACCTGGTCGTATACCACGATGATTTTGGCGACTACTCTACAAACGAGCCCACGATGGACGGTACCGCTTCCCTGATTTACTTGCTGGCTGCCAAGGAGCACAGTTCCAGGGAGGGGGCTCAGGCAAAAAAGTAG